One segment of Macrobrachium rosenbergii isolate ZJJX-2024 chromosome 25, ASM4041242v1, whole genome shotgun sequence DNA contains the following:
- the LOC136852191 gene encoding ionotropic receptor 93a-like, which produces MQVISPTDDSLYIADNHNSHRSQLEKRADVYPSKQVMGVLRSFVLVILASSLEADKPAGFGKAISDILAIDRRPYCSVVVITSDSHYLFLDAVLKDIGKRDRLLGIFRLNNNGNYTEYPESDVQLQMDGVVSKARSLRLRSRCLLVVFLHDDERFLEIFAEGSLRGRLLVWASRLLVITRLSFLRLRSLLASYWTFSMMNAVMMNLEGNSTSLKLYTNLPYSSSGSQIVQVATWSQENGLSLRRKNNLFAEKFSNFFGATVNVTALPYAPHWLETVEEHPDGSTTKIYGGTDYQLLSTISEALNFTIRVLQTSSWDEVATRVEERVSFMATVFHNVLPQRLERYDYSYTYEYGSLDFCVAKPGLKPRWQALYYPLTDEVWLAILAALVLVPVVLCLVCVSSHTPTFQVKSGKALSLHAALENVFGTLLGQPLLKDLPDGSSSRTVLGTWLVFAFILGTAYRGNLTASLTIPKYPPRVETVEQLVETFDRITMPPFGNEFIQFFKQSDNKLYKNMAERMSIVPSVMDGLRQAIKEKEAHVAGRRFMEQTIAKYFSNPDGSTKLYVGRESILPGISAWPLPHDAPYRPQIDRLMMSVIEAGLYEHWSRTILRLAQGESRKRAREYREQQQKEKTKNSVSVNENEMDDPNEDDNQASRPSQALTVVHMQGPLMLLLLGLVAGGICFCLEVVARHLVSRG; this is translated from the exons ATGCAAGTTATCTCACCAACTGATGATTCGCTTTACATTGCTGATAACCACAACAGTCATCGATCACAACTGGAAAA aagaGCTGATGTATATCCCTCAAAACAGGTCATGGGTGTCTTAAGGTCGTTCGTTTTGGTGATACTGGCTTCGTCTTTAGAGGCTGACAAA CCTGCAGGTTTCGGAAAAGCGATAAGCGACATCCTGGCAATTGACAGACGGCCTTACTGCAGCGTCGTTGTCATTACCAGTGACTCCCACTATCTCTTCCTTGATGCTGTACTCAAg GATATCGGCAAGAGAGACCGTCTTCTGGGGATATTCAGACTAAACAACAATGGCAACTACACAGAATATCCTGAGAGTGACGTTCAGTTGCAAATGGATGGAGTGGTATCAAAGGCTCGCTCT TTACGTCTTCGGTCCAGATGCCTTCTTGTCGTCTTTCTACATGACGACGAACGTTTCCTCGAAATATTTGCGGAAGGATCCCTCCGAGGGCGACTGCTGGTTTGGGCCTCGAGACTGCTAGTTATAACTCGACTCTCCTTCCTGAGACTGAGGTCCCTGTTGGCTAGTTACTGGACGTTTTCCATGATGAATGCCGTCATGATGAATCTAGAGGGAAACTCGACGTCCCTTAA ACTCTACACCAACCTTCCGTACAGCTCCAGTGGCAGTCAAATTGTGCAAGTGGCGACTTGGTCACAGGAAAATGGACTGAGtttaaggagaaaaaataaccttttcgCTGAGAAGTTTTCCAA ctttttcgGGGCTACCGTGAACGTCACGGCCCTGCCCTACGCCCCGCACTGGCTTGAGACTGTGGAAGAGCACCCAGACGGTTCAACAACCAAAATCTACGGAGGGACAGACTATCAGCTTCTGTCGACTATTTCCGAGGCTCTCAATTTCACCATTCGTGTGTTACAGACATCCAGTTGGGACGAG GTGGCGACTCGCGTCGAAGAGAGGGTCTCCTTCATGGCCACGGTGTTCCACAACGTGTTGCCACAGAGGCTCGAACGATACGACTACTCGTACACGTACGAATACGGTTCCCTGGACTTCTGCGTTGCCAAACCTGGCTTAAAGCCTCGGTGGCAGGCTCTCTATTACCCTCTCACGGACGAAGTTTGGTTGGCGATTTTGGCTGCTCTTGTGTTGGTGCCTGTTGTTCTCTGTCTGGTATGTGTTAGTTCAC ATACGCCAACTTTCCAAGTCAAGTCAGGCAAGGCGCTTTCATTGCACGCTGCCTTGGAAAATGTCTTCGGAACTCTTCTCGGTCAGCCGCTGCTGAAGGACCTACCTGACGGAAGTTCCTCCCGCACTGTCCTTGGGACCTGGCTGGTATTTGCCTTCATTTTGGGCACAGCCTACAGGGGTAACTTGACAGCCTCCCTTACAATTCCCAAATATCCTCCTCGTGTGGAAACTGTGGAGCAACTGGTGGAAACTTTTGACAG AATAACAATGCCGCCTTTTGGCAACGAATTCATCCAGTTCTTCAAGCAGTCCGATAACAAGCTGTACAAGAACATGGCCGAACGTATGTCCATTGTTCCCTCTGTCATGGATGGTCTTCGGCAAGCTATTAAGGAAAA AGAAGCCCACGTCGCGGGAAGAAGGTTCATGGAGCAGACCATAGCCAAGTATTTCAGCAATCCCGATGGTTCCACCAAACTCTACGTAGGACGGGAAAGTATCCTGCCAGGGATCTCAGCCTGGCCCTTGCCTCATGACGCCCCCTACAGACCACAGATTGATCGGCTCATGATGTCCGTTATTGAG GCAGGCCTCTACGAGCACTGGAGCAGAACCATCCTGAGACTGGCGCAGGGAGAGAGCAGAAAACGAGCCCGCGAGTACCGCGAACAACAGcagaaggagaagacgaagaacTCCGTCTCGGTCAACGAGAACGAAATGGACGATCCCAATGAAGACGACAACCAGGCTTCTAGACCTAGTCAGGCGCTGACGGTGGTCCACATGCAAGGTCCTCTAATGCTACTGCTCTTGGGACTCGTAGCTGGAGGAATTTGCTTTTGCTTGGAGGTCGTTGCTCGGCATCTCGTTTCCAGGGGTTAG